From Paenibacillus sp. V4I7, one genomic window encodes:
- a CDS encoding SMI1/KNR4 family protein yields the protein MKEFKEVYPNNELSLKEVGLFVRSEHLLKLLHKKELYTDRPFDGCSEAEIKLLEQEMGIRLPESYRQYLLAVDHYSGRLFQGADTEFSQLKELQDEAKELLRENNNPLVLSDSTFVFSIHQGYEIRFFKLNEGDNLVYM from the coding sequence ATGAAGGAATTTAAAGAGGTCTACCCGAATAATGAATTATCCCTTAAGGAAGTAGGTTTGTTTGTAAGAAGTGAACATTTATTAAAGCTCCTGCATAAGAAGGAATTGTATACTGACCGTCCATTTGATGGGTGTAGCGAAGCAGAAATAAAGTTACTGGAGCAAGAAATGGGAATCAGGTTACCCGAGTCTTATCGCCAATATTTACTTGCTGTCGACCATTATTCGGGAAGATTGTTCCAAGGCGCAGATACGGAGTTCTCACAACTAAAGGAACTTCAGGATGAGGCAAAAGAATTATTACGAGAGAATAATAACCCGTTAGTGTTGTCTGATAGCACTTTTGTATTCTCAATTCACCAGGGTTATGAAATTAGATTTTTTAAATTAAATGAGGGGGATAATTTGGTTTACATGTAA
- a CDS encoding HAMP domain-containing sensor histidine kinase has translation MMVILYFPIFMSLWTLGTIMLVNNPKHAHVRWFSTLLFVTGFASFSVVLNVLLLPWMRSSSSFTMEAIEAVRLFTMVAWGLEYHFLPYLLLMCALVFTRLFQRRTLLLFSLLVPLPILIYLATTPPLYPELQLGHPLFRFMSGIYFAAGLAIYWLRYITERSPFHRKNSFRTSAALLVCISFLYATDYYGIDHFLIIRDGLQIKSNNMWQFNFLIALAFVSMFIFYSMKYGFMGIKLRIEKQKIDYSMKNLTQGALILNHTIKNEVQKINYLSSRMRGAVVSNDKDETLHNLENLDRVAEHILNMVNQFKKRTDEIVLLEQEHRLAGLLEFSIQTLEPMFQNKRVQIASYVQIDPILSCDATHIREVLSNLLINAMDALEPGKGQITVTVLNEKKEVLVWVKDNGTGISKENAAKLFDPFFTTKKGTSNYGLGLNYCYAVMQKHGGGIRLVESNPGQGTWMELRFPSKRVRLITAAKRSAPIQAGVQ, from the coding sequence ATGATGGTAATTTTATACTTTCCCATATTCATGTCATTGTGGACGCTTGGAACGATCATGCTGGTGAATAATCCGAAGCATGCGCATGTCCGCTGGTTTAGCACGTTGTTATTTGTTACCGGCTTTGCCAGCTTTTCTGTTGTTCTGAATGTTCTGCTCTTACCCTGGATGCGCTCGTCATCTTCGTTCACAATGGAAGCGATTGAAGCAGTCAGGCTATTTACGATGGTTGCTTGGGGACTGGAATATCATTTTTTACCTTACCTTTTGCTAATGTGTGCGCTTGTGTTCACCAGACTTTTTCAACGGAGAACGCTCCTCCTGTTTAGCCTGCTCGTGCCGCTGCCGATTCTCATCTATTTGGCAACCACACCGCCCTTATATCCTGAATTGCAGCTCGGCCATCCACTGTTCAGGTTCATGTCCGGAATTTATTTTGCGGCAGGGTTGGCTATTTATTGGCTGCGTTATATAACCGAGAGGAGCCCTTTTCATAGGAAAAACAGCTTTCGCACCTCGGCTGCCCTTTTGGTGTGTATTAGTTTTTTGTATGCGACGGATTATTACGGGATCGACCATTTCCTCATCATCCGGGATGGATTGCAGATCAAGAGCAACAACATGTGGCAGTTTAATTTCCTAATCGCTCTGGCATTTGTGTCCATGTTTATTTTCTACTCCATGAAATACGGGTTTATGGGGATCAAGTTGAGAATTGAAAAGCAAAAGATCGATTATTCCATGAAAAATTTAACTCAAGGCGCCCTCATTCTGAACCATACGATCAAGAACGAAGTGCAGAAGATCAACTATTTGAGCAGTCGTATGCGGGGTGCCGTGGTCAGCAATGACAAGGATGAGACACTTCACAATCTCGAAAATTTGGACCGGGTGGCCGAGCATATTCTGAATATGGTCAACCAATTCAAAAAAAGGACTGACGAGATCGTCTTGCTAGAGCAGGAACACCGGCTGGCGGGCTTACTGGAGTTCAGTATTCAGACACTGGAACCGATGTTTCAGAATAAACGGGTCCAAATCGCGAGTTATGTGCAGATCGACCCGATCCTATCGTGTGATGCCACCCATATCCGGGAAGTGCTCAGCAACTTGCTCATCAATGCGATGGATGCTCTTGAACCGGGCAAAGGCCAAATAACTGTAACGGTCTTGAATGAAAAGAAAGAAGTACTCGTCTGGGTGAAAGACAACGGAACGGGTATTTCGAAAGAAAACGCAGCGAAGTTGTTCGATCCTTTTTTTACGACAAAAAAAGGAACCTCGAACTACGGTCTCGGTCTCAACTATTGTTACGCGGTGATGCAGAAGCATGGAGGCGGCATTCGCCTGGTGGAATCGAATCCGGGACAAGGGACCTGGATGGAGCTTCGTTTTCCGTCCAAACGGGTGCGCCTGATAACCGCAGCAAAGCGCTCCGCCCCGATACAGGCCGGCGTTCAATGA
- a CDS encoding response regulator, protein MVQNIRVMLVEDDPFWRERMAEDLGKEADIEIVKAAATGQEALEAAASIEMDVVLMDINLTHNNLDGLDTTKELMLAKQFEVKIIMLTSLTEKEIIVKAFQNGAVNYISKSNFQDIVRAIREAYNGESSIHPDAAVTMREEIRLMQLTSSEREIHELRQRGYSRTEMSKILNKSLNTIKTQIRSIRNKLLK, encoded by the coding sequence ATGGTACAGAACATACGTGTCATGCTGGTGGAGGATGATCCGTTCTGGAGGGAACGGATGGCGGAGGATTTGGGCAAGGAAGCTGACATCGAAATCGTCAAAGCGGCAGCAACCGGACAGGAGGCTCTGGAAGCGGCGGCGTCAATAGAGATGGATGTTGTGCTTATGGATATTAACTTGACTCATAATAATTTGGACGGTTTAGACACAACCAAAGAGTTGATGCTGGCGAAGCAATTTGAAGTGAAGATCATCATGTTAACTTCATTGACGGAAAAAGAAATCATTGTGAAGGCATTCCAGAACGGGGCGGTCAACTATATCAGCAAATCGAATTTCCAGGATATCGTGCGGGCGATCCGTGAGGCGTACAACGGAGAATCTTCCATCCATCCGGATGCCGCCGTCACGATGCGGGAGGAAATTCGGTTAATGCAGCTCACTTCCTCGGAACGGGAAATTCATGAGCTCAGACAGCGTGGTTATAGCCGGACCGAGATGTCGAAAATACTGAACAAGTCTCTGAACACGATCAAGACGCAAATTAGGAGCATACGGAATAAGCTGCTGAAATGA
- a CDS encoding ThiF family adenylyltransferase: MRPKLKDFYRNHMQAADQVIRIQTDLVRLEIPDPNGIIYRFMNQLTGLYTIEELAELCNLTEEDVKRGVSMLHNHKLLESDATDTYGLTQRELQRYRNNFTFYSVHESMLENRYLFQERLKHSSVAILGLGGGGLLATWLAAMGVGKIVGVDHDRVELNNLNRQILFTEDDIGKHKTDVIRERLQAMNRDIDVQVVNRQIDSAHSVKDIIKDVDVVVCVIDTPPVQASRYVNSACIQYRKPVFHAGLRHGSGFMYRVVPFETGCTDCLCMQSIRRNSKVFDTIKSISNGELDSHLFLNPSFAPNVSLLTSVLASEIAKYITKYSPMFPLPYTKINLQDMRLTHEEISRIEDCPSCGRSRVIGAEPVPLDALVKLGTEKMTVK; encoded by the coding sequence ATGAGACCTAAATTAAAGGATTTTTATCGAAATCATATGCAAGCAGCCGATCAGGTGATACGGATTCAAACGGATCTAGTTCGTCTCGAGATTCCCGATCCGAATGGAATCATTTATAGATTTATGAATCAATTAACGGGTCTGTACACGATAGAAGAGCTTGCCGAGCTGTGCAATCTCACAGAGGAAGATGTGAAACGAGGGGTTTCCATGCTGCATAACCATAAGCTGCTTGAAAGCGATGCAACGGACACGTATGGATTGACTCAACGGGAGCTGCAGCGTTACCGGAACAATTTCACCTTTTATTCCGTGCACGAATCGATGCTCGAAAACCGCTACTTGTTCCAGGAAAGGTTGAAGCATAGCTCCGTAGCCATTCTCGGCTTGGGCGGAGGTGGGTTGTTGGCTACTTGGTTAGCTGCGATGGGAGTAGGCAAAATCGTTGGCGTAGATCATGATCGCGTAGAATTGAACAATTTAAATAGGCAGATTCTTTTTACGGAAGACGATATTGGTAAGCACAAGACTGATGTGATACGCGAACGCCTCCAAGCCATGAATCGCGACATTGACGTTCAGGTTGTGAATCGGCAAATCGATAGTGCTCATTCCGTGAAGGACATAATAAAAGACGTGGATGTTGTCGTGTGCGTGATCGATACTCCTCCTGTGCAAGCATCAAGATACGTTAACTCCGCATGCATTCAATATCGCAAGCCTGTTTTTCATGCCGGACTTCGCCATGGCAGCGGGTTTATGTACCGGGTTGTCCCCTTCGAAACAGGATGTACGGATTGCTTGTGTATGCAGTCCATTCGCCGCAACTCCAAAGTATTCGACACGATAAAATCCATTTCAAACGGTGAACTGGATAGTCATTTATTCTTGAATCCGTCCTTTGCTCCCAACGTATCGCTTCTAACCTCGGTGCTGGCCTCGGAAATAGCCAAATATATAACGAAGTATTCACCCATGTTTCCTTTACCCTACACGAAAATAAACCTGCAGGATATGAGGTTGACCCATGAAGAGATAAGCCGAATAGAGGACTGCCCCAGCTGCGGGAGGAGTCGAGTTATTGGAGCGGAACCAGTACCTTTAGATGCCTTGGTAAAACTCGGAACGGAAAAAATGACCGTAAAATGA
- a CDS encoding oxygenase MpaB family protein gives MLILDQILEKSRAEGNPVPDQIVAELIHTGQMDAVNQLLRNLVHNDQAIPPTLPDNIEDWLRNNASLPDWVDLGRIDRASDFFMKNGVAISLILATAALVQCYAGIKGVKTLTYTYRLGQNPYQRIAETGQFVILAISPGGLTAGGKGIKAIHKVRFIHAAVRHLISRTGKWAEHELGEPICQEDLLGTLMSFSYVVIHSLRMLGIHVSMQEAEDYIYFWRVVGEELGIRPDIIPETMAEAQAVTESIARRHHGPSREGVHMTKALIDMHVNLIPGERFDGIIPALIRHLVGDQIADWMEVPKTNWGFVMKKNFLLTGILESSVINKLGMSLLNKEVFNISGYNRAPFEIPTQLQEAWQLQALHLGTHGGIA, from the coding sequence TTGCTTATTCTTGATCAAATATTAGAAAAGTCACGTGCGGAGGGGAATCCGGTGCCCGATCAAATCGTCGCGGAGCTAATTCATACCGGTCAGATGGATGCTGTTAATCAACTTTTGCGAAATCTGGTACATAATGATCAGGCAATCCCCCCTACGCTCCCCGACAACATCGAAGATTGGCTGCGAAACAACGCATCGCTTCCGGATTGGGTAGATTTGGGGCGAATAGACCGCGCATCGGATTTTTTTATGAAAAACGGGGTCGCCATCTCTCTCATCCTGGCAACTGCGGCCCTGGTTCAATGTTATGCAGGTATAAAGGGTGTTAAGACACTAACATATACTTACCGATTGGGTCAAAATCCTTATCAACGCATTGCCGAAACCGGGCAATTCGTGATTCTGGCCATCTCCCCGGGCGGACTTACTGCTGGCGGGAAAGGAATTAAGGCCATTCATAAGGTCCGGTTTATCCATGCCGCCGTCCGTCACTTAATAAGTCGTACCGGCAAATGGGCTGAACACGAGCTTGGGGAACCGATCTGTCAGGAAGACCTTCTTGGTACGCTTATGAGCTTTTCCTATGTCGTCATCCATTCCTTAAGGATGCTTGGTATCCATGTATCCATGCAGGAAGCTGAGGATTATATTTATTTTTGGCGGGTTGTCGGCGAGGAACTGGGAATCCGCCCCGATATTATCCCTGAAACGATGGCTGAGGCGCAAGCAGTCACCGAATCGATTGCACGTAGACATCACGGGCCGTCACGGGAAGGCGTTCATATGACAAAAGCTCTTATCGACATGCACGTGAACTTGATTCCGGGAGAACGATTTGATGGTATTATTCCTGCCCTTATCCGTCATCTGGTAGGTGATCAGATAGCGGATTGGATGGAAGTTCCGAAGACCAATTGGGGTTTCGTGATGAAGAAAAACTTCCTCCTAACAGGAATTCTTGAATCATCGGTTATCAACAAGCTCGGAATGTCTCTCCTGAATAAAGAGGTTTTCAACATCTCAGGCTACAACCGCGCTCCTTTCGAAATCCCTACTCAGCTGCAGGAGGCTTGGCAGCTTCAAGCATTGCACCTTGGCACGCATGGAGGCATCGCATAG
- a CDS encoding AraC family transcriptional regulator: MRIHYVLPEPMYKHYTVYPDMIGQYAEFPEHQEWRFKGQLQQSNLHIVLSGKGYVKANGKEICLEAGQGFYYGSGLEQEYRTDPNDPWQVFWVHIAGDGISRLLNGQGTSSVWLFTYSDVPKLNQLTGGLLELASPYDRNEVQLAVKLYELLAELALRTETPGTATMLDKRARMREVAEYTRTHCTKPLTLLQMAEQAGFSTYYFSRMFHEVMGRTPMEWLFECRLVEAKQLLMSTEWTIKQVAEHTGFSQSSYFIARFREHTGLTPQEYRRLYNS, encoded by the coding sequence ATGAGAATTCATTATGTATTACCGGAGCCCATGTACAAACATTACACGGTTTATCCGGATATGATTGGACAATATGCCGAATTTCCGGAACATCAGGAGTGGCGGTTTAAGGGACAGCTGCAACAATCCAATTTGCATATCGTACTAAGCGGTAAAGGCTATGTCAAAGCTAATGGAAAGGAAATCTGCTTAGAAGCAGGACAGGGTTTCTATTACGGCTCGGGTCTCGAGCAGGAGTATCGAACAGATCCGAACGATCCTTGGCAAGTATTCTGGGTGCACATAGCAGGCGATGGGATCAGCAGATTGTTGAATGGTCAAGGAACTTCTTCTGTGTGGTTGTTTACATACAGCGATGTGCCAAAGCTCAACCAACTGACAGGGGGCTTATTGGAGCTGGCTTCCCCTTATGATCGGAACGAGGTGCAGTTAGCGGTAAAGCTCTATGAACTGCTTGCTGAGCTTGCCTTACGTACGGAGACGCCTGGAACAGCGACTATGTTGGATAAGCGTGCACGGATGAGAGAGGTTGCGGAATATACTCGTACCCACTGTACGAAGCCGCTGACCCTCTTGCAGATGGCCGAACAAGCGGGTTTCAGCACCTACTATTTTAGTCGGATGTTCCACGAAGTAATGGGACGGACTCCGATGGAATGGCTGTTCGAATGTCGGCTTGTTGAAGCCAAGCAACTGCTGATGTCTACCGAATGGACGATTAAGCAAGTGGCGGAGCACACCGGCTTTTCCCAGAGCAGTTACTTCATCGCGCGCTTTCGGGAGCATACTGGATTGACTCCGCAGGAATATCGGCGTTTGTATAACTCTTAA
- a CDS encoding reverse transcriptase domain-containing protein, with amino-acid sequence MANRWRYEGGWEGKLYETEIGSPQGGVISPLLANLYLHYLDTIWSKHYAHIGSLVRYADDLVILCRHKEQALEAIRVLKTVFQRLELTMNTSKSKLVNLWEGKEGFDFLGHTHRRLPYWAKNGKVIYYLRSYPSKKAMKKMRTRVSEELAPRTRLKWSLKELIKHMNPILQGWKNYYAKMDPYIASKFLAKVDWHIRRRISLWWNKKHKKRKAYKVNLFDILQIAGLKTDSPWGKPYCPR; translated from the coding sequence GTGGCTAACCGCTGGCGTTATGAGGGAGGGTGGGAGGGTAAGCTGTACGAGACCGAAATCGGAAGTCCACAGGGCGGCGTGATTTCGCCGTTGCTTGCCAACCTGTATCTCCACTACCTTGACACGATCTGGTCGAAGCATTACGCGCACATTGGCTCGCTCGTCCGCTATGCGGACGATCTGGTCATACTTTGTCGGCACAAAGAACAAGCATTGGAAGCGATACGTGTACTGAAGACGGTATTTCAGAGACTGGAATTGACGATGAACACAAGCAAATCCAAACTCGTCAACCTATGGGAAGGCAAAGAAGGGTTTGACTTTCTTGGACATACCCACCGGCGGCTGCCGTATTGGGCGAAGAACGGTAAAGTCATCTACTACCTGCGCAGTTACCCTTCCAAGAAAGCGATGAAGAAGATGAGAACGAGAGTGAGTGAAGAACTGGCACCGCGAACACGCCTGAAATGGTCGCTCAAGGAACTCATTAAGCATATGAACCCGATCTTACAAGGGTGGAAAAATTATTATGCGAAGATGGACCCCTACATAGCGAGCAAATTCTTGGCAAAAGTGGACTGGCACATACGCAGGCGCATCAGTCTGTGGTGGAACAAGAAGCACAAGAAGCGAAAAGCCTACAAAGTAAATCTCTTCGATATACTTCAGATCGCGGGACTGAAAACCGATTCTCCTTGGGGTAAGCCGTACTGTCCAAGGTGA
- a CDS encoding beta-galactosidase, with product MDKTIPGDKFDLGVCYYPEQWPEHMWADDYRRMREMGFTIVRMGEFAWNFFEPEEGVFTFDLFDRTIDLAHEHGLKVILGTPTATPPAWMTHKYPEILNATFEGVQYQHGLRRHYNYSSPVYREYCSKITEAMANHYANHPGIVGWQIDNELNCEVNVFYANADHAAFRIWLREKYGTLDALNQAWGTVFWNQSYSDWEQVHLPRPAPTKSANPHQALDEKRFISDNTISFARLQVEILRKLAPTQWITTNGLFGHLDSHTMTDELLDFFSYDSYPNFSTIWNDADRVDPLMDRSYSNQLTKVRSISPTFCIMEQQSGPGGWVNLFGQSAPKPGQMRLWTYQSVAHGADMVLFFRWRTATSGTEIYWHGINDYHNRPNRRVAEAETTSRELGRIGEVIAGSRYMAEVGILHDYDNEWDGEFDVWHGPLTRESEYSWGKSLQFSHIPFDYLYVQDKTNLEELARYKVLIYPHPAIMSEETAELLKQYVAGGGKLLFGARSGYKDQRGHCRMTPFPGLVAELCGVTVEDFTLIVNEASTPNMRWIDGGDEASTPARLFNDILLPENSNVQTLALFDGDYYAGKPALTLHPYGSGEAYYYGAAFSREVADALIRRLGLKPATTGWAELPPEVEVAIRVKQDRRFAFILNYSNKPVKASLLQEMEDMLEGERLGAGDLDIAPYGVKVLSLN from the coding sequence ATGGATAAAACCATTCCGGGAGACAAATTTGATCTAGGCGTGTGCTACTACCCCGAGCAGTGGCCGGAGCACATGTGGGCAGACGATTACAGACGAATGCGAGAAATGGGCTTTACGATCGTGCGAATGGGTGAGTTTGCATGGAATTTTTTTGAACCAGAAGAAGGGGTATTTACTTTCGATTTGTTCGACCGTACCATAGACCTTGCTCACGAACATGGACTGAAGGTTATTCTCGGTACCCCGACGGCGACACCGCCTGCCTGGATGACCCATAAATACCCCGAAATTCTGAATGCTACATTTGAGGGCGTGCAGTATCAGCACGGGCTGAGACGTCACTACAATTACAGTAGCCCCGTGTACCGGGAATATTGTTCGAAGATTACCGAGGCTATGGCTAATCATTATGCGAACCACCCCGGCATAGTAGGCTGGCAGATCGACAATGAGCTTAACTGCGAGGTGAATGTATTCTACGCCAATGCGGACCATGCGGCGTTTCGGATTTGGTTACGTGAGAAATACGGTACCTTAGACGCATTGAATCAGGCATGGGGGACTGTTTTCTGGAATCAGAGCTACTCCGATTGGGAGCAGGTTCATTTACCACGCCCTGCGCCTACGAAATCCGCTAACCCTCATCAAGCTCTGGATGAAAAGCGGTTCATCTCGGATAACACCATTTCCTTTGCCCGCTTGCAGGTAGAGATCTTGCGAAAGCTTGCACCAACGCAGTGGATCACAACCAATGGTCTATTTGGCCATCTGGATAGCCATACCATGACTGATGAGCTTCTGGATTTCTTTTCTTATGACTCGTATCCGAACTTCTCAACCATCTGGAACGATGCTGATCGCGTGGATCCGCTCATGGATCGCAGCTATTCCAACCAACTTACCAAGGTACGTTCGATCTCCCCTACGTTCTGCATCATGGAGCAGCAATCGGGCCCTGGCGGCTGGGTGAATCTGTTTGGACAATCTGCACCAAAGCCGGGGCAAATGCGATTGTGGACGTATCAATCGGTTGCTCACGGGGCGGATATGGTTTTGTTCTTCAGATGGCGAACAGCAACATCCGGTACCGAGATTTACTGGCATGGGATCAATGATTACCATAACCGTCCCAACCGGAGGGTTGCCGAGGCAGAAACCACTAGCCGGGAATTAGGACGAATCGGAGAGGTCATTGCAGGATCTCGGTACATGGCAGAAGTAGGCATTTTACACGATTATGACAACGAGTGGGACGGGGAATTCGACGTATGGCACGGTCCACTAACGAGAGAAAGCGAATACAGTTGGGGCAAATCCCTGCAGTTCAGCCATATTCCATTCGATTACCTGTATGTACAGGACAAGACGAACCTGGAAGAACTCGCTCGTTACAAAGTACTTATCTACCCTCATCCGGCCATTATGTCGGAGGAAACGGCAGAGCTGCTCAAGCAGTATGTAGCCGGAGGAGGCAAGCTGCTTTTCGGAGCTCGTTCGGGTTATAAGGATCAACGTGGACATTGCCGCATGACGCCGTTCCCTGGTCTTGTCGCGGAACTGTGCGGCGTGACGGTAGAAGATTTTACGCTTATTGTGAACGAGGCATCCACACCGAACATGCGATGGATCGATGGAGGAGATGAAGCCAGTACGCCTGCACGCCTGTTCAACGACATCCTCCTTCCAGAGAACAGCAACGTACAGACGCTGGCCCTGTTCGACGGAGACTATTATGCGGGGAAACCAGCTCTTACCCTACATCCTTATGGGAGCGGTGAAGCCTATTATTACGGGGCCGCATTCAGTCGCGAAGTAGCGGATGCCTTGATCCGCCGTCTTGGACTGAAACCTGCTACAACAGGTTGGGCGGAGCTGCCACCTGAGGTGGAGGTTGCTATCCGCGTGAAACAGGATCGTCGCTTTGCCTTTATCCTGAATTACTCCAACAAACCCGTCAAAGCCAGTCTGCTGCAAGAAATGGAAGACATGTTGGAAGGTGAACGGCTTGGCGCGGGGGATCTGGACATTGCCCCTTACGGTGTGAAGGTCTTGTCCTTGAACTAA
- a CDS encoding response regulator, whose translation MEQGRITAIAVDDEVNPRKLLQVLLDWHSLGIEFIGEASNGNEALDLIDAVRPNIVFTDINMPYMDGLELAKQVRERDPFIKVVILTAYPEFEYAKQSVKIGVHDFLLKPLQPDVLRKLAVDLKEVIEKETVHWNEYRKIQTELLENTLELKEKFLMDLLVGTSSNGEQLNRRFDYFFGESLRSCFSVAILDFQSEPNVEEERRLNLSMGCKRAVEFLVHEREGIHVLQDNGGRVVMISWDKAIELESLGEQAIRIIKDKLGCQATVGVGGVCNNLPMVKKSYKEALEALRYGKLFGGDQVISFGEDIRLVNYSTDLKQSDTEEIIFFIKTGLKDQAVKSIDKLFQSLEPSDGTANEHMYSLGVHFISMLNLAMSELGFTQLRSNLLNGALYNRMFGCRTTSDLSQFLSKLAEDTADYVQGTRMKKTNQIVRDILAYLTDEFRNPEVSLGSVSQKFHLNSSYLSRIFKQEIGQGFTDYLLKLRIDEAVKLMNEADWKAYQIAEKVGIKDPYYFSHRFKKVTGVSIQEYKRTSQK comes from the coding sequence ATGGAACAAGGAAGGATAACAGCCATTGCTGTAGATGACGAAGTCAATCCAAGAAAGCTTCTTCAAGTTCTCCTTGATTGGCATTCCCTTGGAATTGAATTTATCGGGGAAGCGTCTAACGGGAACGAAGCGCTGGATTTGATTGATGCGGTAAGGCCAAATATCGTATTTACCGACATTAATATGCCGTATATGGATGGATTGGAACTAGCGAAGCAGGTAAGGGAGAGAGATCCGTTCATTAAGGTTGTAATTCTAACCGCGTATCCAGAATTTGAATATGCGAAGCAAAGTGTGAAAATCGGAGTCCATGATTTCTTGTTAAAGCCCCTTCAACCAGACGTGCTTCGAAAACTGGCTGTCGATTTGAAAGAAGTGATAGAGAAAGAAACTGTCCATTGGAATGAATACCGGAAAATACAAACAGAGCTTCTTGAAAACACCCTTGAGCTAAAAGAAAAATTTCTCATGGATCTGCTTGTGGGTACCTCCTCAAATGGAGAGCAGCTTAATCGGAGATTCGACTATTTTTTTGGTGAATCACTTCGTTCATGTTTCTCAGTTGCCATACTCGATTTTCAAAGCGAGCCTAACGTTGAAGAAGAGAGAAGACTAAACCTTAGCATGGGCTGCAAGAGGGCCGTGGAATTCCTGGTACACGAGCGTGAGGGGATTCATGTTCTTCAAGATAATGGCGGACGCGTCGTGATGATCAGCTGGGATAAAGCGATTGAGTTGGAGTCGCTCGGGGAACAGGCCATTCGTATCATTAAGGATAAGCTGGGCTGCCAAGCAACGGTTGGAGTAGGAGGCGTTTGCAACAACTTGCCTATGGTGAAAAAGAGCTACAAGGAGGCCCTTGAAGCGCTGCGTTATGGCAAATTATTCGGAGGGGACCAAGTCATTTCGTTCGGAGAGGATATCCGACTTGTCAATTATTCGACAGACTTGAAGCAATCGGATACGGAAGAAATCATTTTTTTCATTAAAACGGGACTCAAAGATCAAGCCGTTAAATCGATCGATAAGCTATTTCAATCACTGGAACCCTCTGACGGAACGGCGAATGAACACATGTATTCGCTCGGTGTCCATTTCATTTCGATGCTGAATCTGGCTATGTCGGAGTTGGGCTTTACGCAATTGCGTTCGAACTTGTTGAACGGTGCCTTGTATAATCGCATGTTTGGTTGCCGCACTACCAGCGACTTGAGTCAATTTTTGTCCAAATTGGCGGAAGATACGGCGGATTATGTGCAGGGCACGCGAATGAAGAAAACGAACCAGATTGTTCGCGATATACTGGCCTATCTAACTGATGAGTTTCGAAACCCCGAAGTCTCTTTGGGTTCCGTTTCCCAAAAGTTTCATCTCAATTCCAGTTATTTAAGTCGCATTTTCAAGCAGGAAATAGGGCAGGGTTTCACCGATTATTTGCTTAAGCTTCGAATTGATGAAGCCGTTAAGCTCATGAACGAAGCGGACTGGAAAGCTTATCAGATTGCTGAAAAGGTAGGGATCAAGGATCCTTATTATTTCAGCCACAGATTCAAAAAAGTAACGGGAGTTTCCATTCAGGAATACAAGAGAACTTCACAGAAATAA